Proteins from a genomic interval of Arthrobacter sp. CAN_C5:
- a CDS encoding right-handed parallel beta-helix repeat-containing protein, protein MRASVRRVTGCSVQHSNPARLGGPIKKPLFTALIAAALAGAGIGAPAAAAASVHTVCETGCDYSTIQAAVNAAAAGDTIQISGALAVSGTTTVNKDVTVTGSDEATVAQTGTAITFLMSGAGSTLSNLTITSDAPVAREFVQVGAADVTVSDNVIYGPAQPLPMSSWVGNRGIVTQGSIGGFALTGNTMHTLRSGAYLNPNGTGTIADNTLYNTKGDFLIDNANFEFINNRSGDEAQPSEWGFVVFGNTAPDRYPSMAALSAANNFMTAWDQRDGETFVAPRSAEECKKDGWKTLSPGFSNQGQCIRFVNTGR, encoded by the coding sequence ATGCGCGCCTCAGTCCGTCGGGTAACCGGATGCTCCGTCCAGCATTCGAATCCTGCGCGCCTAGGGGGACCCATCAAAAAACCACTGTTTACTGCCCTGATTGCAGCTGCCCTGGCTGGGGCGGGAATTGGCGCACCTGCCGCTGCTGCGGCGTCGGTGCACACCGTCTGTGAGACCGGCTGCGACTACTCAACCATCCAAGCTGCCGTCAATGCGGCCGCTGCTGGCGACACTATCCAGATTTCCGGAGCACTGGCCGTATCCGGGACCACCACGGTCAATAAGGACGTCACGGTCACCGGATCGGACGAAGCTACGGTCGCCCAAACCGGCACGGCGATTACCTTTCTGATGTCGGGAGCTGGATCCACCCTGTCCAACCTCACCATCACCAGCGATGCCCCGGTTGCCAGGGAGTTTGTTCAGGTCGGCGCAGCTGACGTCACCGTCAGTGACAACGTGATCTATGGTCCGGCTCAGCCCCTGCCGATGAGCAGCTGGGTGGGCAACCGGGGGATAGTGACGCAGGGCAGCATCGGCGGATTCGCGCTGACCGGCAACACCATGCACACGCTGCGAAGCGGCGCCTACCTGAACCCGAACGGCACCGGAACGATCGCGGACAACACCCTCTACAACACGAAGGGCGATTTCCTCATCGATAACGCCAACTTTGAGTTCATCAACAATCGGTCCGGTGATGAGGCGCAGCCGAGTGAGTGGGGTTTTGTGGTTTTCGGGAACACGGCCCCTGACCGCTACCCCAGCATGGCAGCGCTTAGTGCAGCCAATAACTTCATGACCGCGTGGGACCAGCGCGACGGCGAAACCTTTGTGGCCCCGCGGTCCGCCGAGGAGTGCAAAAAAGACGGCTGGAAGACACTGAGCCCGGGCTTTTCGAACCAGGGCCAGTGCATCAGGTTCGTGAACACTGGGCGGTAA
- a CDS encoding GntP family permease, with translation MDIQLLLALVLGIATIIVLVLKTRLDAFVALLIAALVTGIVAGQAPLDIVSSITMGFGNTLASIGIVIGLGVGIGKILEVSGAANSLAMAFLKLFGKGREPWALGSVGALVSIPVFCDSGYVIMNPLARSIARVKRAGYITLALALGCGMTLTHHLVPPTPGPLAVAGILGADLGALILAGLAFTVLLLPIVVFYAQWIGPKIEPSMNQTVREAVYGTAHAQSGRRSGGTAVADHDGGAGTTEDDAPSMDVDNNTLGTPPAGAKPHRVGAFVASLPLLVPLLLIIMNTVSGAIDQNNQGVVGGGDYTPSDWVVPLAFIGNPVVALVIGVILAVYVLLPRWTPRNKVQGWFGEAAASAGLILLITGAGGALGQVLRSSGVGDALAEAIAGTPLPAFLVPFMIATLVRIAQGSGTVAMITAASVTAPLVGSLGIDPIVAALACTAGSMVFSYFNDSYFWVVTRFAGLDGIAALKGWSGITTAVWAGSIPLLFIANAILG, from the coding sequence GTGGATATACAACTTCTTTTGGCGCTCGTCCTGGGTATCGCCACCATTATTGTTTTGGTGTTGAAGACCCGGCTCGATGCGTTTGTAGCACTCTTGATCGCGGCGCTGGTGACCGGCATTGTCGCTGGCCAGGCCCCGCTGGATATCGTCTCGTCGATCACGATGGGCTTCGGTAACACCCTGGCGTCGATCGGCATCGTGATCGGCCTGGGTGTCGGCATCGGCAAGATCCTCGAAGTCTCGGGAGCCGCCAACTCGTTGGCGATGGCGTTCCTGAAGCTCTTCGGCAAGGGCCGCGAACCCTGGGCGCTTGGCAGCGTGGGCGCACTCGTGTCCATCCCGGTGTTCTGCGACTCCGGCTACGTCATTATGAACCCGCTGGCCCGCTCCATTGCACGGGTCAAGCGCGCCGGGTACATCACCCTCGCGCTCGCCCTCGGCTGTGGCATGACCCTGACCCACCACCTGGTGCCACCGACGCCGGGCCCGCTGGCCGTCGCCGGCATCCTCGGTGCCGACCTGGGTGCGCTGATCCTCGCGGGTCTCGCGTTCACCGTGTTGCTGCTGCCGATCGTCGTCTTCTACGCCCAGTGGATCGGCCCGAAGATCGAACCCTCAATGAACCAGACAGTCCGCGAAGCCGTGTACGGCACGGCTCACGCCCAGTCGGGTCGCCGTAGCGGCGGTACCGCTGTCGCCGATCACGACGGCGGCGCTGGCACCACCGAGGACGACGCTCCCTCCATGGACGTCGACAACAACACCCTCGGCACCCCTCCAGCAGGAGCCAAGCCGCACAGGGTTGGCGCCTTCGTTGCGTCCCTGCCGCTCTTGGTGCCGTTGCTCCTCATCATCATGAACACCGTCAGTGGTGCCATCGACCAGAACAACCAGGGTGTTGTTGGCGGCGGCGATTACACGCCGTCGGACTGGGTGGTTCCCCTCGCGTTCATCGGTAACCCCGTTGTTGCCCTGGTGATCGGTGTGATCCTCGCCGTCTACGTGCTGCTGCCACGTTGGACGCCGCGCAACAAGGTGCAGGGCTGGTTTGGTGAGGCTGCTGCCTCGGCCGGTCTGATCCTGCTCATCACCGGTGCCGGTGGTGCACTCGGCCAGGTGCTGCGGAGCTCGGGTGTGGGCGACGCCCTCGCCGAAGCAATCGCCGGTACTCCGTTGCCAGCGTTCCTGGTGCCGTTCATGATCGCCACGCTGGTCCGTATTGCCCAGGGCTCCGGCACCGTCGCCATGATCACCGCAGCGTCAGTGACGGCGCCGCTGGTTGGTTCACTCGGTATCGATCCGATCGTTGCGGCTCTTGCCTGCACCGCCGGTTCGATGGTGTTCAGCTACTTCAACGACTCCTACTTCTGGGTGGTCACCCGCTTTGCCGGTCTCGATGGCATCGCGGCTCTCAAGGGCTGGTCGGGCATTACGACGGCGGTCTGGGCAGGTTCGATCCCGCTGCTCTTCATCGCCAACGCGATCCTCGGCTGA
- a CDS encoding four-carbon acid sugar kinase family protein yields MILEEELLSGYPAVQAIKPEVIAAAVRTSGRILVVLDDDPTGTQSVADLPVLTCWEPSDFEWAFAQRIGGAPAPAVYVLTNTRSLDPETAATRNREIVTNSLDAATAAGVTIGFVSRSDSTLRGHFPLETDVIAATLLSLADIATDGVVMVPAFPDAGRVTIGSVHYLRGNDGALTPVADTEFAQDATFGFTSSDLGDYVAEKTGGSASAVIRLDLSLIRGGAQGIADALIHASDAVPIVVDAVTEDDLRALALGLEEAESRGKKLLYRVGPPFVRARIGQQERPPLTAEEVFADLDAPASGGLIVVGSHVGLTTRQLDALVARRPEARLVELDVEAVLDPERRDAGVAEAVRAVVDGLPTGEVILHTSRTLIRSDDPEQSLDIARTISQAVVDVVRETIATAPVRFVIAKGGITSSDVAAHGLSIRHALVRGPMLPGIVSLWQPADGPARSIPFVVFAGNVGTDDSLADVVDILRSPAASPTTTGSTHDS; encoded by the coding sequence GTGATACTCGAAGAAGAGTTGCTCAGCGGCTACCCAGCTGTCCAGGCCATCAAGCCGGAGGTGATCGCTGCAGCTGTCCGGACCTCCGGCCGAATTCTGGTGGTACTCGACGACGACCCCACCGGCACCCAGTCCGTCGCCGACCTGCCGGTCCTCACCTGCTGGGAGCCGAGCGACTTCGAGTGGGCTTTCGCCCAGCGCATCGGTGGCGCACCGGCACCGGCGGTCTACGTCCTCACCAACACCCGCAGCCTCGACCCGGAGACCGCTGCAACACGCAACCGGGAGATCGTCACCAACTCCCTCGACGCCGCCACCGCAGCGGGCGTCACCATCGGGTTTGTGAGCCGCAGCGACTCGACCCTCCGCGGCCACTTCCCGCTGGAGACCGACGTCATCGCCGCCACCCTGCTGTCCCTGGCAGACATCGCTACCGACGGCGTCGTCATGGTTCCCGCCTTTCCCGACGCCGGCCGCGTCACCATCGGCAGCGTCCACTACCTCCGCGGGAACGACGGCGCCCTCACCCCCGTCGCCGACACCGAGTTCGCCCAGGACGCCACGTTCGGGTTCACCTCCTCGGACCTCGGCGACTATGTGGCAGAGAAAACCGGCGGGTCCGCGAGCGCTGTCATCCGGTTGGACCTGTCACTCATCCGCGGCGGTGCGCAGGGCATCGCCGACGCGCTGATCCACGCGTCCGACGCCGTCCCCATCGTGGTGGACGCCGTCACCGAGGACGACCTCCGCGCACTCGCCCTGGGCCTCGAGGAAGCCGAAAGCCGCGGCAAGAAGCTGCTCTACCGCGTCGGACCACCATTCGTCCGGGCCCGGATCGGGCAGCAGGAGCGTCCACCGCTGACAGCTGAGGAAGTGTTCGCCGACCTGGACGCTCCGGCCTCCGGTGGACTGATTGTGGTGGGCTCCCATGTGGGACTGACCACCCGCCAGCTGGACGCTCTGGTGGCGCGACGCCCCGAAGCACGACTCGTGGAACTCGACGTGGAAGCCGTCCTGGACCCCGAACGCCGGGATGCGGGAGTCGCCGAGGCGGTGCGCGCCGTCGTCGACGGCCTCCCCACCGGCGAGGTCATCCTGCACACCAGCCGCACCCTGATCCGCTCCGATGACCCGGAGCAGAGCCTGGACATTGCCCGCACCATCTCGCAGGCAGTGGTCGACGTCGTTCGCGAAACCATCGCGACGGCTCCCGTGCGCTTTGTCATCGCGAAGGGCGGCATCACCTCCTCCGACGTCGCCGCCCACGGGCTGAGTATCCGCCACGCGCTGGTGCGCGGACCGATGCTCCCGGGCATCGTCTCCCTGTGGCAGCCCGCCGACGGGCCGGCGCGCTCCATCCCATTCGTGGTCTTCGCCGGCAACGTGGGGACTGATGATTCCCTGGCCGACGTGGTGGACATCCTCCGCTCCCCCGCTGCCTCTCCTACAACGACAGGATCCACCCATGACTCCTAA
- a CDS encoding NAD(P)-dependent oxidoreductase, whose protein sequence is MTPNTVAVLGLGAMGLPMATRLAGAFDVTGFDPMPASRSRAEATGLICATTAADAVNGAGVVLLAVRDAAQVEGVLFGDDGIAPALTRGAVVVMTSTVGMDAVASWTERLGELGVALVDAPLSGGPKRAGEGDLLIVVGAEPAALDTARPVLERLASTLTVVGDKPGDGQAMKTVNQLLCGVHIAAAAEALALADALGLDQQKALSALETGAASSFMLSNRGPRMVEGYDGDAEVLSRLDIFVKDLGIVGKAARGAGLAAPVAAAAEQLFLLGQTQGLGTADDSAVIKVVAPQRRTTVDDTASTVDSAEGTTGGTQAAR, encoded by the coding sequence ATGACTCCTAATACTGTTGCGGTGTTGGGCCTCGGCGCCATGGGCCTGCCGATGGCCACCCGGCTGGCCGGGGCGTTCGACGTGACCGGGTTCGATCCGATGCCAGCCTCCCGCTCCCGTGCCGAAGCGACGGGGCTGATCTGCGCCACGACAGCCGCCGACGCCGTCAACGGCGCCGGTGTGGTGCTGCTCGCGGTCCGCGACGCAGCCCAGGTAGAGGGTGTCCTGTTCGGCGACGACGGGATTGCTCCCGCGCTGACGCGGGGCGCCGTCGTCGTGATGACCAGCACCGTGGGGATGGACGCAGTTGCCTCCTGGACGGAGCGGCTCGGCGAACTGGGCGTTGCGTTGGTCGACGCGCCCCTGTCCGGCGGACCGAAGCGGGCCGGCGAAGGGGACCTGCTGATTGTGGTCGGCGCCGAACCCGCGGCGTTGGACACCGCCCGGCCCGTCCTGGAGCGGCTTGCCTCGACGCTCACCGTGGTGGGAGACAAGCCCGGGGACGGACAGGCCATGAAAACCGTCAACCAGCTGCTCTGCGGTGTGCACATCGCCGCCGCAGCTGAAGCCCTCGCCCTTGCCGACGCGCTGGGGCTTGACCAGCAAAAGGCGCTGTCCGCGCTGGAGACCGGAGCGGCGTCGTCGTTCATGCTGTCCAACCGCGGACCACGCATGGTGGAGGGGTACGACGGCGACGCCGAGGTGCTCAGCCGCCTCGACATCTTCGTGAAGGACCTCGGCATTGTGGGCAAAGCCGCCCGGGGCGCAGGACTCGCGGCTCCGGTAGCGGCTGCGGCCGAGCAGCTGTTCCTGCTCGGGCAGACCCAGGGGCTGGGCACCGCCGATGACTCGGCAGTGATCAAGGTGGTCGCGCCCCAGCGGCGCACCACTGTCGATGACACCGCCTCTACAGTGGACAGCGCCGAAGGGACAACCGGTGGCACGCAAGCCGCTCGCTGA
- a CDS encoding FadR/GntR family transcriptional regulator gives MARKPLAESVFDELLERIIDGTYPPGSALPPENDLAASSDVSRLTVREALKQLQAQNVVQIRRGLGTYVNPTAQWTNLQAIVRYASTKADSPDVSLRLLEIRRMVETGAAELAALHATDEDLARMEEANSALQAAHEAKDLDAVTSTDIAFHEAIFRASANPFLPVILGPLSELLYTMRRETSSFHEVQQHAIEHHRLVLEAIRSRNPEVAGKAMQAHINQTYDDYEHFIHSEKQQQEIQ, from the coding sequence GTGGCACGCAAGCCGCTCGCTGAGTCGGTGTTCGATGAGCTCCTGGAACGGATCATCGACGGCACCTACCCGCCCGGTTCCGCACTCCCGCCGGAGAACGACCTCGCGGCGTCCAGCGACGTCAGCCGCCTCACCGTGCGCGAGGCGCTGAAGCAGCTCCAGGCGCAGAATGTCGTGCAGATCCGGCGGGGACTCGGCACCTATGTGAATCCCACGGCGCAATGGACAAACCTGCAGGCCATCGTCAGGTACGCCTCAACCAAAGCCGACTCCCCCGATGTCTCGCTGCGGCTGCTGGAAATCCGGCGGATGGTGGAAACCGGCGCCGCCGAACTGGCGGCCCTGCATGCCACCGACGAGGACCTCGCCCGGATGGAAGAGGCGAATAGTGCGCTGCAGGCCGCCCACGAGGCCAAGGACCTGGACGCCGTCACCTCAACGGACATCGCCTTCCATGAGGCGATCTTCCGAGCGTCAGCCAACCCCTTCCTTCCGGTGATCCTCGGACCGCTCAGCGAGCTGCTCTACACGATGCGCCGGGAGACGTCGTCGTTCCACGAGGTGCAGCAGCACGCCATCGAGCACCACCGCCTGGTGCTGGAGGCGATCCGTAGCCGCAATCCCGAGGTGGCCGGCAAGGCGATGCAGGCCCACATCAACCAGACGTACGACGACTACGAACACTTCATCCATTCAGAAAAACAACAGCAGGAGATTCAGTGA
- a CDS encoding SDR family oxidoreductase — MTFPTERTAVLTGAASARGIGRATADRLARDGWSIAILDIDGAAAEEAAADIAQRHGVQTVGVAADVSDEASVDAAITAVEASAVPPIVALVNLAGISSPTEFMQETKEAWDRVFAVNMTGTFLVTQRALHGMIERKLGRVVSISSISAQRGGGTYSKVAYSASKAGIIGFTRALAREMGEHNITVNAVSPGPVDTDIMGGTLTDERKQDMSKDILMGRVGTVDDIAALICFLVGPDAGYITAATYDINGGLQIS, encoded by the coding sequence GTGACCTTTCCGACAGAACGCACAGCAGTCCTCACCGGCGCAGCCTCGGCCCGCGGCATTGGCCGCGCGACGGCGGACCGGTTGGCACGCGATGGCTGGTCCATCGCGATCCTCGACATCGACGGCGCCGCTGCCGAAGAAGCCGCAGCCGACATTGCGCAGCGTCACGGCGTGCAGACCGTCGGCGTTGCAGCCGACGTGTCGGACGAGGCGTCAGTGGACGCCGCGATCACCGCTGTTGAAGCCTCAGCCGTCCCGCCGATCGTCGCGCTGGTGAACCTGGCCGGGATCAGCTCCCCCACCGAGTTCATGCAGGAGACCAAGGAAGCCTGGGACCGGGTCTTCGCGGTCAACATGACCGGCACCTTCCTGGTCACCCAGCGCGCACTGCACGGGATGATCGAACGCAAGCTCGGCCGCGTGGTCAGCATCTCCTCCATCTCGGCGCAGCGTGGCGGCGGCACCTACTCGAAGGTCGCCTACAGTGCGTCGAAGGCCGGCATCATCGGCTTCACCCGTGCGCTGGCCCGCGAAATGGGCGAGCACAACATCACCGTCAACGCTGTGTCCCCCGGACCGGTGGACACCGACATCATGGGCGGCACCCTCACCGACGAGCGCAAGCAGGACATGTCCAAGGACATCCTGATGGGCCGGGTCGGCACAGTCGACGACATCGCTGCCCTGATCTGCTTCCTCGTGGGCCCCGACGCCGGCTACATCACCGCCGCAACCTACGACATCAACGGCGGCCTGCAGATCTCCTAA
- a CDS encoding mechanosensitive ion channel family protein, which produces MDDEQASAAVEVFGTPITLVEVLTAVGILVAAGVMAFVLRRIILRRSRTQQSSHIATWYTLSRLVAYTVLVVGFILAISALGVPLSDFAVVAGALGVGLGFGLQTLFSNFISGVVLLLDKSLKIGDFVELESGVTGEVRDIKIRATTIVTNDNIDILVPNSEFVAGRVVNWTHRDVLRRLRVPFGVAYGTEKNVVKKAALEAAAAVPFTLHLDGPQRPQVWLSKFDTSSLNFELVIWLNPEATKKPVAVTAAYNWALHSALQAHGIEIPFPQRDLHVKTLFGLSEDDACRALGLAENVTRDEAGSRHSQPTTGGKDKDDDVDSNDHNDAADDVNADNVPDTAPEARPSTDG; this is translated from the coding sequence ATGGATGATGAGCAGGCCAGTGCCGCGGTCGAAGTTTTCGGAACGCCGATCACCCTGGTGGAAGTGCTAACCGCCGTCGGCATCCTGGTTGCTGCTGGTGTGATGGCATTCGTGCTGCGCAGGATTATTTTGCGTCGCTCCCGTACCCAGCAGAGCTCCCATATCGCGACCTGGTACACCCTTTCGAGGCTGGTTGCCTACACCGTTCTGGTGGTCGGGTTTATCCTCGCGATTTCGGCGCTCGGAGTCCCTCTGAGTGACTTCGCTGTAGTGGCCGGTGCACTGGGGGTGGGCCTCGGTTTTGGCCTGCAGACGCTGTTCAGCAACTTCATTTCGGGCGTGGTGCTGCTGTTGGATAAGTCGCTGAAGATCGGCGATTTTGTGGAACTCGAATCCGGCGTGACCGGGGAAGTGCGCGACATCAAGATCCGGGCGACGACGATCGTCACCAATGACAACATCGACATCTTGGTTCCGAACTCCGAGTTCGTCGCCGGCCGGGTGGTGAACTGGACTCACCGGGACGTGCTGCGGCGGCTTCGTGTGCCATTCGGGGTCGCCTACGGCACGGAAAAGAACGTGGTGAAGAAGGCGGCCCTCGAAGCGGCCGCTGCCGTGCCATTCACCCTTCACCTCGACGGTCCGCAGCGGCCTCAAGTCTGGCTGAGCAAGTTCGATACAAGCTCGCTGAACTTTGAACTTGTCATCTGGCTCAACCCTGAGGCAACCAAGAAACCGGTGGCCGTGACTGCTGCCTACAATTGGGCGCTGCACTCCGCCCTACAGGCGCATGGCATCGAGATCCCGTTCCCGCAGCGTGACTTGCACGTCAAGACGCTCTTCGGACTCAGCGAGGATGATGCCTGTCGTGCACTGGGACTGGCCGAGAACGTCACCCGGGACGAGGCGGGCAGCCGGCACTCACAGCCGACAACCGGAGGCAAGGACAAAGACGACGACGTCGATAGCAACGACCACAACGACGCCGCGGACGACGTGAACGCCGACAATGTCCCGGATACCGCGCCCGAGGCTCGCCCATCGACGGACGGCTAA
- a CDS encoding endonuclease/exonuclease/phosphatase family protein: MRAVSYNLREHKASDELEDLVQRYAVDLLCLQECDASDLPATVGDLQLAIATQENRLGLALYYREERFTAHQTRAMALKKSLHDRVLAPAHERLIGLQLTDNTTHHDLVVGSFHAAPLTASNSLRRKQIHASHAELLGMGPGVATLMVGDFNYPFFTQRLTRNMKDAGYDLSLSDLRTYTRYRVFRGHFDFATSRGLDIQSVETLPRGASDHLPILVRAEYSPANSQASAVA, encoded by the coding sequence ATACGGGCCGTTAGCTACAACCTGCGCGAACACAAGGCCAGCGATGAGCTGGAGGACCTTGTCCAGCGGTACGCAGTAGATCTGCTGTGCCTTCAGGAGTGCGATGCCTCCGATCTGCCGGCAACTGTGGGCGACCTGCAGCTGGCGATTGCCACGCAGGAGAACCGGCTCGGGCTTGCCCTCTACTATCGGGAGGAGCGCTTCACTGCCCACCAGACCAGGGCCATGGCGTTGAAAAAGTCGCTTCACGACCGCGTGCTCGCCCCGGCACATGAGCGACTGATCGGCCTGCAACTCACCGACAACACGACCCACCACGACCTCGTGGTGGGATCCTTTCACGCTGCGCCGCTGACGGCGTCGAACTCGTTGCGCCGCAAACAAATCCATGCCTCGCACGCCGAACTCCTCGGGATGGGCCCCGGAGTGGCAACGCTCATGGTGGGTGATTTCAACTACCCGTTCTTCACCCAGCGCCTCACCAGGAATATGAAGGACGCCGGCTACGACCTGTCGCTCAGCGATCTGCGGACCTACACCCGGTACCGGGTCTTCCGGGGACACTTCGATTTCGCGACCTCCCGCGGGCTGGACATCCAGAGCGTCGAGACGCTGCCGCGCGGCGCTTCGGACCACCTCCCCATCCTGGTCCGGGCCGAGTACAGCCCGGCGAATAGTCAGGCCTCGGCCGTAGCGTAG
- a CDS encoding FAD-binding oxidoreductase: MSLHTSSTSAVLAGARSASLSEADRRDASTDRSGYVSQSLPDGVVFAETTDDVVSTLRLAAAHRTPIVTRGAGTGLAAGASARSGEVVLDVSRMNKILRIDPVEQLAVVEPGVLNADLNAAVGEYGLFYAPDPASTSICSIGGNVATNAGGMRCAKYGVTRDAVLSLNVVLADGRQLRTGRETMKGVSGYDLNALIVGSEGTLGVVTEATLRLRPLPVATATVAAFFPDFATAAQAASAVIASRIQPSMLELIDGQTLEAIDMAMGTTYRSQGGAFLLAQTDGYGAHLEQDVLIEAIRPFATSIEKAKDDEHAAELITARREAIPCLEKLGRVSIGDIGVPRGRLAEVAVGLKDISERTGVRIYSVVHASDGNLHPMLVLNPEDSVTEGPAKVALGEMFYLAKSLGGTLTGEHGIGLLKRDWLLPELGEVSLDVMRSIKDAIDPHGLLNPGKAI, encoded by the coding sequence ATGTCACTGCACACCAGCTCCACATCAGCCGTCCTGGCCGGGGCACGGTCAGCTTCCCTGTCCGAAGCAGACCGGCGCGATGCGAGTACCGACCGCTCCGGCTACGTTTCGCAGTCCCTGCCGGACGGGGTTGTCTTCGCCGAGACCACCGACGACGTCGTTTCCACCCTCCGGCTGGCCGCCGCCCACCGTACCCCGATCGTCACTCGAGGTGCTGGCACCGGGCTCGCCGCCGGCGCCTCCGCCCGGTCCGGCGAAGTGGTGCTTGACGTGTCCCGGATGAACAAGATCCTGCGCATCGACCCGGTAGAGCAGCTCGCCGTCGTCGAACCCGGAGTCCTGAACGCCGACCTGAACGCCGCCGTCGGAGAATACGGGCTGTTCTACGCGCCGGATCCGGCCAGCACATCCATCTGCTCGATCGGCGGCAACGTCGCCACTAACGCCGGTGGCATGCGGTGCGCGAAATACGGTGTCACCCGGGACGCGGTGCTGTCACTGAACGTGGTCCTCGCCGATGGCCGTCAGCTCCGGACCGGCCGCGAAACCATGAAAGGCGTCTCGGGGTATGACCTCAACGCACTGATCGTCGGCTCCGAGGGGACGCTCGGCGTCGTCACCGAGGCGACGCTGCGGCTCCGCCCACTCCCGGTGGCGACGGCGACGGTCGCCGCCTTTTTCCCGGACTTCGCCACCGCGGCGCAGGCGGCATCGGCGGTCATCGCGTCCCGGATTCAGCCGTCCATGCTGGAGCTGATCGACGGTCAGACGCTCGAGGCGATTGACATGGCGATGGGCACCACCTACCGGTCGCAGGGCGGAGCGTTCCTGCTGGCGCAAACCGACGGCTATGGCGCCCATCTGGAGCAGGATGTGCTGATAGAGGCCATCAGGCCGTTCGCCACCTCGATTGAGAAAGCGAAGGACGACGAACACGCCGCGGAACTCATTACCGCCCGCCGGGAAGCCATTCCCTGCCTGGAGAAACTGGGCCGGGTGTCCATCGGCGATATCGGCGTCCCGCGGGGCCGGCTGGCCGAGGTAGCGGTCGGGTTGAAGGACATCTCAGAGCGCACCGGGGTGCGGATCTACTCGGTGGTCCACGCGTCGGACGGCAACCTGCACCCCATGCTGGTCCTGAATCCCGAGGACTCAGTCACCGAGGGGCCAGCGAAGGTCGCCCTCGGCGAGATGTTCTACCTGGCGAAGAGCCTCGGCGGCACCCTCACCGGCGAACACGGCATCGGGCTGCTCAAGCGTGACTGGCTCCTGCCTGAACTGGGCGAGGTATCCCTCGACGTGATGCGGTCCATCAAGGACGCCATCGACCCGCACGGACTCCTCAACCCCGGTAAGGCCATCTAG